Genomic window (Xylanimonas protaetiae):
TCCTGGCCCCCGGCCTCGTCGCGTCCGGCGTGTACGCGTTCCTCCAGGCGTGGAACGAGTTCACGGTGGCGCTCGTCGCCCTGCCGAAGCAGCAGTCCCAGACGCTCCCGCTGTGGCTGCGCAGCTTCATGTCGGCCTCCGCCAGCCGTGGCATCGACTGGTCGCAGGTCATGGCGGCGTCGACGCTCATCGCGGTCCCGGTGATCGTCTTCTTCCTGTTCGTGCAGGGCCGGATGACCAGCGGCCTCGTCTCCGGCGCGGTCAAGGGCTGACATGTCGTCCAGCACCGGGCCGGCGGGCGGCCGGCCTCCGGCAGGCGCCCTGCCCTCGGCGGGCGCGCTGCCCTCGGCGGAGCGCGAGCAGCGGCCGACCGTGGGCCTCGACATCGGCGGCACCAAGACGCTCGCGGCGCTGCTCGCGCCCGACGGCACGGTGCTCGCCCAGGCCCGCCTCGGCACCGAGCGCGGCCCCGACGGCGTCGTCGCCGTGGCCGCCCGCGCGGTCCAGGGCGTGGTGCGGCAGGCCGGCCTCGACGTCGCGGCGCTCGACGGCATCGGCGTGGGGGTCCCGGGCCTCGTCGGGTACGACGAGGGCACCGTGAGCCACGCCGTCAACCTCGGCATCGAGGGCGCGCCGCTGCCGCTCGCGCGGCGGCTGGGCGACGCGCTCGACGTCGGCGTCGTCGTCGACAACGACCTCAACGTCGCGGCGCTCGGCGCCGCGCACCTCGCCCCCGGAGCGGCCACACGGCCGCTCGACCTCGCGTTCCTCGCGCTCGGCACGGGCCTGGCCGCGGGCCTCGTGCTCGACGGCGTGGTGCGCCGCGGCACGGGGGCGGCCGGGGAGATCGGGCACGTGCCCGTGGACCCGGCCGGGCCGCCGTGCCCGTGCGGCCAGCGCGGCTGCCTCGAGCTCTACGCCTCGGGCACGGCCGTGGACCGCCTGTGGCCCGCGACGTCGGGGCGGCCCGCCCCGGTCGAGCTGTTCGAGGCCGCCGCCGCGGGCGACCCGGTGGCGGTCGCCGCCCAGGCCACGTACGCCGACGCCGTCGCGGCGGCCGTGCGGATGCTCGTGCTGAGCGTCGACGTGCGGCACGTCGTGCTCGGCGGCGGCGTCGCCCAGCTGGGCGCCCCGCTGCTCGACGCGGTCCGGGCGGCGCTGGCACGACAGGCCGAGGCCTCGCCCTTCCTCGCGTCGCTCACGATGGCGGACCGCGTCCTGCTGGCTCCCGGGCACGTCCCGGTCGCCGCGGTCGGGGCCGCCGTCCTCGCACGCACCCCACGAGCAGGAGGTTCCTGATGGAAGTCGTCATCGCCCCCGCCGAGGAGCTCGCGCTCCTGGCCGCCGGTCACGTCGACGCGCTGCTGCGCCGCAGGCCGGACGCCGTCATCGGCCTGGCCACCGGCTCGAGCCCGCTCAAGGTGTACGACGAGCTGGCCCGGCGGCACGCCGAGGACGGCCTGTCGTTCGCCCGCGCGCGCGGGTTCATGCTCGACGAGTACGTGGGCCTGCCGGCCGACCACCCGGAGCGGTACCGCACGGTGATCGAGAAGGAGATCGCGTCCCGGGTCGGCTGGGCACCCGAGCAGGTGCAGGGCCCCGACGGGCTCGCTGACGACCTGCCCGCGGCGTGCGCGGCGTACGAGGCGGCGATCGCGGCGGCGGGCGGCGTCGACGTGCAGATCCTCGGGATCGGTACCGACGGGCACATCGCGTTCAACGAGCCGGGCTCGTCGCTCGCCTCGCGCACGCGCATCAAGACCCTGACGCGCCAGACGCGCGAGGACAACGCCCGGTTCTTCGGCGGCGACGTCGCGAAGGTGCCGACGCACTGCCTGACGCAGGGCCTCGGCACGATCATGGACGCCCGCCACCTGGTGCTGCTGGCCACGGGCCGGCAGAAGGCCGAGGCCGTGCACCAGCTCGTCGAGGGGCCGGTCTCCGCCATGTGGCCGGCCACGATCATGCAGATGCACCCGCACGCCACGGTGCTCATCGACGACGCCGCGGCCGGCCGCCTCCAGCTCGCGGACTACTACCGTGAGGCCTACCAGTCGAAGCCCGGCTGGCAGGGCCTGTAAGGCCTCCGAGAGCTCCGTCGGGGCCGCGGTCGGCTGCGGCGGTCGTGGCCCCGACGGCCCTGCACAACCCGCCTCGTGCCGGACCCGCCGTCGTAGACTTCCGGGCATGAGCTCCCCCCTCTCGTCTCCCTCCGCGCGGCCTGCCACCCCTCGGACCCCGGGGCCGGGACCGACCTGCTCGAGCGTGAGGAGACCCGCTCCGAGGTCGAGCCGGGCGACCACGAGCGCTTCGCGCACTACGTGCGCAAGGAGAAGATCATGGAGTCCGCGATGACGGGCAAGCCCGTCATCGCCCTGTGCGGCAAGGTGTGGGTGCCCGGCCGCGACCCGAACAAGTTCCCGGTGTGCCCCGTGTGCAAGGAGATCTACGACGGCCTGCGCGCCCCGCAGGACGGCGACGGCGACTCGGCCCAGTGAGCGCGGCGACTCCGCTGCCGGATCCCGACCCCTTCGATCTGTTTGCCGCGGCGGCCGAGGCTGTGCCTGTTGCCGCGGCTCTGCGGGGCTCGCGAGCTCACTCCTCCGTCGCGGAGCCCGCACCGGAGCCTCGTCCTGAGCTCCGGTCGGTCGGCCTGCCCGCTGCGGCCGACGCCTCCGACGACGGCGGTGCGCCCCGCCTGACCGGCGCGGCCGCCGCCCGTCAGGCGCTGCTGGACGCGACGCGCCCCGGGAGGCCTGACGGTGCGGCGTCCGGCGGTGCTGCGTCCGGCGGGGCCGGGCCGGACGGTGCCGGGCCCGGGCGCCCCGCGCCCCAGACGCCGTCGACCGCGGCGGCCACCCAGCTCAGCCCCGCGTTCCCGCGCCGCGCCGCGTGGGGCACGGTGGCGAACCTGCGCGCCTGGCAGGCCGAGGCGATCGAGCTGTACCGCGCCAAGGAGCCGCGCGACTTCCTCGCCGTCGCCACGCCCGGCGCCGGGAAGACGACGTTCGCGCTGCGCGTGGCCACCGAGCTCATCGAGCGCGGCATCGTGCGCCGTGTGACCGTCGTCGCGCCCACCGAGCACCTCAAGCACCAGTGGGCCGACGCCGCGTCACGCGTCGGCATCCGCATCGACCCGTCGTTCAAGAACGCGCAGGGCCGCCACGGCACGCACTACGACGGCGTCGCGCTGACGTACGCGCAGGTCGCGGCCAACCCGGCGCTGCACCGGGCGCGCACCGAGGCGGCCCGCACGCTCGTCATCCTCGACGAGGTGCACCACGGTGGCGACGCGCTGTCCTGGGGCGACGCCGTGCGCGAGGCCTTCGAGGACGCCACACGGCGTCTCGCCCTGACGGGCACACCCTTCCGCTCGGACACGGCGCCCATCCCGTTCGTCTCCTACGAGGCCGACCGCGAGGGCATCCGCCGCTCCAAGGCCGACTACACGTACGGCTACGGCGACGCCCTGCGCGACAAGGTCGTGCGGCCCGTGCTGTTCATGACCTACTCGGGCACCATGCGCTGGCGCACCAAGGCCGGCGACGAGGTCTCGGCCCGCCTCGGCGAGGCCATGACCAAGGACATGACCGGCCAGGCCTGGCGCACGGCGCTCGACCC
Coding sequences:
- a CDS encoding ROK family protein yields the protein MSSSTGPAGGRPPAGALPSAGALPSAEREQRPTVGLDIGGTKTLAALLAPDGTVLAQARLGTERGPDGVVAVAARAVQGVVRQAGLDVAALDGIGVGVPGLVGYDEGTVSHAVNLGIEGAPLPLARRLGDALDVGVVVDNDLNVAALGAAHLAPGAATRPLDLAFLALGTGLAAGLVLDGVVRRGTGAAGEIGHVPVDPAGPPCPCGQRGCLELYASGTAVDRLWPATSGRPAPVELFEAAAAGDPVAVAAQATYADAVAAAVRMLVLSVDVRHVVLGGGVAQLGAPLLDAVRAALARQAEASPFLASLTMADRVLLAPGHVPVAAVGAAVLARTPRAGGS
- the nagB gene encoding glucosamine-6-phosphate deaminase: MEVVIAPAEELALLAAGHVDALLRRRPDAVIGLATGSSPLKVYDELARRHAEDGLSFARARGFMLDEYVGLPADHPERYRTVIEKEIASRVGWAPEQVQGPDGLADDLPAACAAYEAAIAAAGGVDVQILGIGTDGHIAFNEPGSSLASRTRIKTLTRQTREDNARFFGGDVAKVPTHCLTQGLGTIMDARHLVLLATGRQKAEAVHQLVEGPVSAMWPATIMQMHPHATVLIDDAAAGRLQLADYYREAYQSKPGWQGL
- a CDS encoding DEAD/DEAH box helicase is translated as MPVAAALRGSRAHSSVAEPAPEPRPELRSVGLPAAADASDDGGAPRLTGAAAARQALLDATRPGRPDGAASGGAASGGAGPDGAGPGRPAPQTPSTAAATQLSPAFPRRAAWGTVANLRAWQAEAIELYRAKEPRDFLAVATPGAGKTTFALRVATELIERGIVRRVTVVAPTEHLKHQWADAASRVGIRIDPSFKNAQGRHGTHYDGVALTYAQVAANPALHRARTEAARTLVILDEVHHGGDALSWGDAVREAFEDATRRLALTGTPFRSDTAPIPFVSYEADREGIRRSKADYTYGYGDALRDKVVRPVLFMTYSGTMRWRTKAGDEVSARLGEAMTKDMTGQAWRTALDPDGEWIPSVLAAADKRLTQVRRSVPDAGALVIATDQTAARAYAGHLARITGQSPTVVLSDDDGASARIDEFSQGDARWMVAVRMVSEGVDVPRLAVGVYATSTSTPLFFAQAVGRFVRARTRGETASVFLPSVAPLLELASGMEVERDHALDRPATAEEQGIEYDLEAAELAAANREEKASGELLGSFEAMESQASFDGVLFDGGQFGTGAEVGSDEELDFLGLPGLLEPEQVATLLRQRQADQLRGRAGAATAREMTAEEAEQEHRRAAALRKELSKLVSAWSRKSGRPHGSVHTELRRRCGGPEVPQATADQLDARVTMVRSWFVGA